From the Daucus carota subsp. sativus chromosome 8, DH1 v3.0, whole genome shotgun sequence genome, one window contains:
- the LOC108199028 gene encoding uncharacterized protein LOC108199028, translated as MASRGRGRPRKPRESRMDAAVDKMVTFGFEEKDIKETVKELLTVYGGGPEAWPVIEDGCYSMLLEILLSKNLEKDEGGPSQTRNEEGTNGLEETMAAGLGNTTPLGDTDPANDDAEQYMDTTPVGSTEPRHDAEPPFSDITDNASGTENTGMEEFRGGVNLENTETNLPPAILTPQPPVNTIPKKPRRPCYGWISEDEEENDGIVHLPARVPGKTVRKSRWDVGPNDI; from the exons ATGGCATCCAGGGGAAGAGGAAGACCAAGAAAG cctAGGGAGTCCAGGATGGATGCAGCAGTGGACAAAATGGTGACGTTTGGGTTTGAGGAGAAAGATATCAAGGAGACTGTGAAGGAGCTGTTAACG GTCTATGGTGGTGGACCTGAAGCTTGGCCTGTTATTGAAGATGGCTGTTATAGTAtgcttcttgaaattcttttaAGCAAGAATTTAGAGAAAGATGAAGGCGGGCCAAGTCAGACCCGAAATGAAGAGGGAACAAATGGACTTGAAGAGACAATG GCCGCTGGACTGGGGAATACTACACCATTAGGTGATACGGATCCTGCAAATGATGACGCGGAACAGTATATGGATACTACACCCGTAGGTAGTACTGAGCCTCGACATGATGCTGAACCGCCTTTTTCCGACATCACTGATAATGCATCGGGAACTGAGAACACAG GTATGGAAGAGTTTCGTGGAGGGGTTAACCTCGAAAATACTGAGACCAACCTACCCCCAGCCATCCTCACTCCACAACCACCTGTCAACACTATTCCAAAGAAACCACGCAGGCCTTGTTACGGGTGGATCAGTGAAGACGAAGAGGAAAATGATGGCATTGTGCATCTCCCTGCCAGAGTACCAGGGAAAACTGTACGAAAATCTAGATGGGATGTTGGACCAAATGATATATAA